From Streptomyces cyaneogriseus subsp. noncyanogenus, the proteins below share one genomic window:
- a CDS encoding N,N-dimethylformamidase beta subunit family domain-containing protein, producing MGSQHVRRWESGALAHAVTDPFGQGPVPWLRGGETYFSDTGQVVPWYVEQEPVPARASGTGRVPGPRPAHHPTGGPRAADDVHRQIKGFTSTGAVAPGEAIDFHITVDPPQEFSVDVYRIGHYGGDGAAKITTSPRLSGIVQPAPLTADRTVSCHHWWLSWRLQIPSYWNNGAYVAVLTTADGYRSHVPFTVRDAHPADLLLLLPDITWQAYNLYPEDGRTGASLYHAWDEDGRLLGEADAATTVSFDRPYAGAGLPLHVGHAYDFIRFAERYGYDLAYADARDLHAGRIDPTRYRGLVFPGHDEYWSVPMRRTVELAREHGTSLVFLSANTMYWQVELSPSPSGVPDRLLTCRKRKGPGRPVLWREIDRAEQQLIGIQYAGRVPEPHPLIVRNAGHWLWEATGAHEGDALEGLVAGEADRYFPRTPLPDHDERILLAHSPYTDADGVRRHQETSLYRAPSGAWVFASGTFAWSPALDRPDHVDLRIQRATANLLDRICKRD from the coding sequence ATGGGGTCGCAGCACGTACGCCGCTGGGAGTCGGGAGCACTCGCGCACGCCGTGACGGACCCCTTCGGGCAAGGCCCGGTCCCCTGGCTGCGCGGCGGCGAGACGTACTTCAGTGACACCGGCCAGGTCGTCCCCTGGTACGTGGAGCAGGAGCCCGTCCCCGCCCGGGCGAGCGGCACCGGCAGGGTCCCCGGCCCGCGGCCCGCCCACCACCCCACCGGCGGCCCCCGCGCGGCCGACGACGTGCACCGGCAGATCAAGGGCTTCACCTCCACCGGCGCGGTCGCTCCCGGCGAGGCCATCGACTTCCACATCACCGTCGACCCGCCCCAGGAGTTCAGCGTCGACGTCTACCGCATCGGCCACTACGGCGGGGACGGCGCCGCCAAGATCACCACCAGCCCGCGCCTGTCCGGCATCGTGCAGCCCGCGCCGCTCACCGCCGACCGCACGGTCTCCTGCCACCACTGGTGGCTGTCCTGGCGCCTGCAGATCCCCTCGTACTGGAACAACGGCGCCTACGTGGCCGTCCTGACCACGGCCGACGGCTACCGCTCCCACGTCCCCTTCACCGTCCGCGACGCCCACCCCGCCGACCTGCTGCTCCTCCTGCCGGACATCACCTGGCAGGCGTACAACCTGTACCCCGAGGACGGCCGCACCGGCGCCAGCCTCTACCACGCCTGGGACGAGGACGGCCGGCTGCTGGGCGAGGCCGACGCCGCGACGACGGTCTCCTTCGACCGCCCGTACGCGGGAGCGGGCCTGCCCCTCCACGTCGGCCACGCCTACGACTTCATCCGCTTCGCCGAGCGCTACGGCTACGACCTCGCCTACGCCGACGCCCGCGACCTGCACGCCGGCCGGATCGACCCCACCCGCTACCGGGGCCTGGTCTTCCCCGGCCACGACGAGTACTGGTCCGTCCCCATGCGCCGCACCGTGGAGCTCGCCCGCGAGCACGGCACCTCCCTGGTCTTCCTCTCCGCCAACACCATGTACTGGCAGGTGGAGCTGTCGCCGTCCCCGTCCGGTGTCCCCGACCGCCTGCTGACCTGCCGCAAACGCAAAGGCCCCGGCCGCCCGGTGCTGTGGCGGGAGATCGACCGCGCGGAGCAGCAACTGATCGGCATCCAGTACGCGGGCCGCGTACCCGAGCCGCACCCGCTCATCGTCCGCAACGCCGGCCACTGGCTGTGGGAGGCCACCGGCGCCCACGAGGGCGACGCGCTCGAGGGCCTGGTGGCGGGCGAGGCCGACCGCTACTTCCCGCGCACCCCGCTGCCGGACCACGACGAGCGCATCCTGCTCGCCCACTCCCCGTACACCGATGCCGACGGCGTCCGCCGGCACCAGGAGACGTCCCTGTACCGGGCCCCGTCCGGCGCCTGGGTGTTCGCGTCCGGGACGTTCGCGTGGTCCCCGGCGCTGGACCGCCCCGACCACGTCGACCTACGGATCCAGCGCGCCACCGCCAACCTCCTGGACCGCATCTGCAAACGGGACTGA
- a CDS encoding response regulator transcription factor: MTSTRPVRLLLADDEHLIRGALAALLSLEDDLMVVAEAATGPEALAMARAHVPDVAVLDLQMPGADGVKVATSLRAELPGCRVLIVTSHGRPGHLKRALAAGVRGFVPKTVSAQRLAEIIRTVHAGNRYVDPELAADAISAGDSPLTAREAEVLELAADGAPVAEIAERAALSQGTVRNYLSSAATKLGAENRHTAVRLARERGWV; the protein is encoded by the coding sequence ATGACGTCCACCCGGCCCGTCCGGCTGCTGCTGGCCGACGACGAGCACCTGATCCGCGGGGCGCTGGCCGCCCTGCTGTCCCTGGAGGACGATCTGATGGTCGTCGCCGAGGCGGCCACCGGGCCCGAGGCGCTGGCCATGGCCCGGGCACACGTGCCCGACGTGGCCGTACTGGATCTCCAGATGCCCGGCGCCGACGGTGTGAAGGTCGCCACATCCCTGCGGGCCGAACTGCCCGGCTGCCGCGTGCTCATCGTCACCAGCCACGGCCGCCCCGGGCATCTGAAGCGGGCGCTCGCGGCGGGCGTGCGCGGGTTCGTGCCGAAGACGGTCAGCGCCCAGCGGCTCGCCGAGATCATCCGCACGGTCCACGCCGGAAACCGGTACGTCGACCCCGAGTTGGCCGCCGACGCGATCTCCGCCGGGGACTCGCCGCTGACCGCGCGGGAGGCGGAGGTGCTGGAGCTCGCCGCCGACGGAGCACCCGTCGCGGAGATCGCCGAGCGGGCCGCGCTGTCGCAGGGGACCGTACGGAACTACCTGTCGTCGGCCGCCACGAAACTGGGGGCGGAGAACCGGCACACCGCGGTGCGTCTCGCGCGCGAGCGAGGTTGGGTATAG
- a CDS encoding sensor histidine kinase, which yields MRVPAAWWRGKTTPAKVETYARWSLYSFALVEVGWLGPMSFTHLPFPYAVGLLAALCAHAALGIATAARALDWVRGRREQPLRLVTVYGVLTAVLAAGALGLLMRVPGDDSGNATAVVLFVGVLMVGTGNVTLGLRTRRRVIASVFGAALGAGAASVPAGLPGLPALITGLTVLFATGVFALTASFSVWLLNAVYALDEARETRARLAVAEERLRFGRDLHDVMGRNLAVIALKSELAVQLAQRGRPEAMEQMIEVQRLAQESQREVREVVRGYREADLGAELSGAQGVLAAAGIACTVTGSASGLPAPVQSALGWVVREAATNVLRHGDARHCAVALEVTRESVVLSVENDGVPDEATGTGTGSGLAGLRERLAGTGGRLRAGPDGRGRFRLTAEIPLPRAAGSPAVSPAVSEVAV from the coding sequence ATGCGGGTGCCGGCTGCTTGGTGGCGGGGCAAGACCACGCCGGCGAAGGTGGAGACGTACGCGCGGTGGTCGCTGTACTCCTTCGCCCTGGTCGAGGTGGGCTGGCTCGGGCCGATGTCCTTCACCCACCTGCCGTTCCCGTACGCCGTGGGGCTGCTGGCCGCGCTGTGCGCACACGCCGCGCTCGGCATCGCGACCGCCGCGCGGGCCCTGGACTGGGTCCGCGGCCGCAGGGAACAGCCCCTCCGGCTGGTGACCGTCTACGGGGTGCTCACCGCCGTGCTCGCCGCCGGGGCGCTCGGCCTGCTCATGCGGGTGCCGGGCGACGACAGCGGGAACGCCACGGCCGTGGTCCTGTTCGTGGGCGTGCTCATGGTGGGCACCGGCAACGTCACCCTGGGGCTGCGCACCCGGCGCCGGGTGATCGCCTCGGTCTTCGGCGCCGCCCTCGGAGCCGGGGCGGCGAGCGTGCCGGCCGGGCTGCCCGGACTGCCCGCGCTGATCACCGGGCTCACCGTGCTGTTCGCCACCGGCGTCTTCGCCCTCACCGCCTCCTTCTCCGTGTGGCTGCTCAACGCCGTCTACGCGCTCGACGAGGCACGTGAGACCCGGGCCCGGCTCGCCGTCGCCGAGGAGCGGCTGCGGTTCGGCCGGGATCTGCACGACGTCATGGGGCGCAACCTCGCCGTGATCGCGCTCAAGAGCGAGCTTGCCGTCCAGCTCGCCCAGCGGGGACGGCCGGAGGCCATGGAACAGATGATCGAGGTGCAGCGGCTGGCGCAGGAGTCGCAGCGGGAGGTCCGGGAGGTGGTGCGCGGGTACCGCGAGGCCGACCTCGGTGCCGAACTGAGCGGCGCCCAGGGCGTGCTGGCGGCGGCCGGGATCGCGTGCACGGTCACCGGATCGGCGAGCGGGCTGCCCGCACCGGTGCAGTCCGCGCTGGGCTGGGTCGTCCGGGAGGCCGCCACCAACGTGCTGCGGCACGGGGACGCCCGGCACTGCGCCGTGGCGCTGGAGGTGACGCGGGAGTCGGTGGTGCTGTCCGTGGAGAACGACGGCGTGCCGGACGAGGCCACCGGCACCGGCACCGGGTCCGGGCTCGCCGGGCTGCGGGAGCGGCTGGCCGGGACCGGCGGCAGGCTGCGGGCCGGGCCCGACGGGCGGGGGCGCTTCCGGCTGACCGCCGAGATACCCCTGCCCCGGGCCGCCGGGTCCCCCGCCGTCTCCCCTGCCGTGAGCGAGGTCGCCGTATGA
- a CDS encoding phosphoribosylaminoimidazolesuccinocarboxamide synthase: MSGFVEKPEPIQVPGLVHLHTGKVRDLYQNEAGDLVMVASDRMSAYDWVLPTEIPDKGRVLTQLSLWWFDQLADLVPSHVLSTDLPAGAPADWAGRTLVCKSLRMVPVECVARGYLTGSGLAEYRESRTVCGLALPEGLVDGSELPAPIFTPATKAAVGEHDENVSYEEVARQVGAETAAQLRQATLAVYSRARDIARERGIILADTKFEFGYEGERLVLADEVLTPDSSRFWPADQWQPGRPQQSYDKQFVRDWLTSAESGWDRRSEQPPPPLPQQVVDATRAKYVEAYERLTGLRWS, from the coding sequence GTGTCCGGATTCGTCGAAAAGCCCGAGCCGATCCAGGTTCCGGGTCTGGTACATCTGCACACCGGCAAGGTGCGCGACCTGTACCAGAACGAGGCGGGCGACCTCGTGATGGTCGCCAGCGACCGCATGTCCGCCTACGACTGGGTGCTGCCGACCGAGATCCCCGACAAGGGGCGCGTCCTCACCCAGCTCTCCCTGTGGTGGTTCGACCAGCTCGCCGATCTGGTCCCCAGCCACGTCCTGAGTACCGACCTGCCCGCCGGCGCCCCCGCCGACTGGGCCGGCCGCACCCTGGTGTGCAAGTCCCTGCGGATGGTCCCGGTCGAGTGCGTGGCCCGCGGCTACCTCACCGGCTCGGGCCTGGCCGAGTACCGGGAGTCCCGCACCGTCTGCGGCCTCGCGCTCCCCGAGGGGCTCGTCGACGGTTCCGAGCTGCCCGCACCGATCTTCACCCCGGCCACCAAGGCCGCGGTCGGCGAGCACGACGAGAACGTCTCCTACGAGGAGGTCGCCCGCCAGGTCGGCGCGGAGACCGCGGCCCAGCTGCGCCAGGCGACCCTCGCCGTGTACTCCCGCGCCCGCGACATCGCCCGGGAGCGCGGCATCATCCTCGCCGACACGAAGTTCGAGTTCGGGTACGAGGGGGAGCGGCTGGTCCTGGCCGACGAGGTCCTCACCCCCGACTCCTCCCGCTTCTGGCCGGCCGACCAGTGGCAGCCGGGCCGCCCGCAGCAGTCGTACGACAAGCAGTTCGTCCGCGACTGGCTGACCTCCGCCGAGTCCGGCTGGGACCGCAGGAGCGAGCAGCCCCCGCCGCCGCTGCCCCAGCAGGTCGTGGACGCGACCCGCGCCAAGTACGTCGAGGCGTACGAGCGCCTGACCGGCCTGCGCTGGTCCTGA